The uncultured Cohaesibacter sp. genomic sequence CAGGACTTCAGCGCCCGCTTCCAGCAGGCCTTCGGCCATACCGAGCCCGAGGCCGCGCGTGCCACCAGTGACGATGGCTTTTTTCCCGGATAGATCCAGTTTGTACATCATGCTCTCCTCAGGCTCAGGCTTGACAATCGACAAGGACCTTGACGGTGCGCAGAGAAGGATCTGCGACCATGTCGAAAATCTTGTCGCTTTCGCTCAGGGGAATGACCTGCGAGATGACTTTCTCCAGATCCTCGGCCATATTTGCGAGCAGCGGCACGGAATCGGCGAATTCGCGCATGGTGTATACACGGCTGCCAACCATGGTCTGTTCCTTGAAGTTGAGATCCATGAGATCAACCGCATGGGGCGCCTTATGAACGCCGGTCATGCAGATGGTGCCGCCAACGCGTGTCAGCTTGGTCACGTCAAGGGCTGCACTTTCAACGCCGGAACATTCAAAGACGATGTCAACGCCCACATTGTCCGTTGCCTTGTTGGCATGGTCGATCAGGTTGGTGTCGCGGACATTGACCGCATCGAATCCGAATTCCTTACACAGTGCCAGACGGCCTTCATCGATATCGGAGATGATGATCTGGGCTGCGCCGGAATGCTTCAGCAGGATGGCTGTCAGGATGCCGATCGGGCCAGCCCCCATGACAACGCAACGATCAAGGGTCTTGAATTTGGCCTGATGCAGAGCGCGCACCACAACAGCCAGAGGCTCAGCAAGAGCTGCCAGCTTGTCGGAAATCCCATCTGGCACCTTGACCAGAACCTCTTCATCAACCCAGCAATAGTCAGCCATGGCGCCATCGCAGTCGATGCCTAGCAGATGCAGGGTCTGGCAGACATGAGGGGTGCCGTTCTTGCAAGGATAGCATTCGCCACAAGAAATCAGCGGATAGGCAGTTACATGATCGCCAACAGCAAGTTTGCTGTCTTTCGGCGCTGTCTCGACGATGCCGACAAACTCGTGACCGAGAATAAGCGGCGCTTTCGCTCTTGGATGCTTGCCGGAATAAATG encodes the following:
- a CDS encoding alcohol dehydrogenase catalytic domain-containing protein yields the protein MKALVYAGPNKVEVRDVPEPQARDGAVKVKMLYCGLCGSDIGIYSGKHPRAKAPLILGHEFVGIVETAPKDSKLAVGDHVTAYPLISCGECYPCKNGTPHVCQTLHLLGIDCDGAMADYCWVDEEVLVKVPDGISDKLAALAEPLAVVVRALHQAKFKTLDRCVVMGAGPIGILTAILLKHSGAAQIIISDIDEGRLALCKEFGFDAVNVRDTNLIDHANKATDNVGVDIVFECSGVESAALDVTKLTRVGGTICMTGVHKAPHAVDLMDLNFKEQTMVGSRVYTMREFADSVPLLANMAEDLEKVISQVIPLSESDKIFDMVADPSLRTVKVLVDCQA